One window of Hoplias malabaricus isolate fHopMal1 chromosome 16, fHopMal1.hap1, whole genome shotgun sequence genomic DNA carries:
- the tk1 gene encoding thymidine kinase, cytosolic, giving the protein MDCLNVPKILPNSPRKTRGQIQVIFGPMFSGKSTELIRRVRRFQIAQYNCLVIKYAKDTRYSETGMATHDKSTMSAVPANCLRDVWGLALGAAVIGIDEGQFFPDTVEFCEEMANMGKTVIVAALDGTFQRKPFGNILNLVPLAESVVKLNSVCMECFKEASYTKRLGAEQEVEVIGGADKYHAVCRNCYGGLMCENKENKSPQRDETPPQVKTGKPLDHSSPRKLFATLQL; this is encoded by the exons ATGGATTGTTTAAATGTACCCAAGATTTTGCCCAATTCGCCGAGAAAGACAAGGGGTCAAATACAG GTTATTTTCGGCCCAATGTTCTCAGGGAAAAG CACTGAATTGATACGGAGAGTGAGGCGCTTCCAGATTGCTCAGTACAACTGCCTGGTGATTAAATATGCCAAAGACACCCGCTACTCTGAAACAGGAATGGCCACTCATGACAA GAGTACAATGTCAGCTGTGCCAGCCAATTGCCTTAGAGATGTTTGGGGTCTGGCACTGGGAGCAGCAGTGATTGGTATCGATGAAGGACAGTTT TTCCCGGACACTGTTGAATTCTGCGAAGAAATGGCCAACATGGGCAAAACTGTTATAGTTGCAGCACTTGATGGCACATTCCAGAGGAAG CCCTTTGGCAACATTCTGAACCTGGTGCCTCTGGCAGAGAGCGTGGTGAAGCTTAATTCTGTCTGTATGGAGTGCTTTAAAGAGGCATCCTACACCAAGAGACTTGGAGCAGAGCAGGAG GTGGAAGTGATCGGAGGAGCTGATAAATACCATGCCGTTTGCAGGAACTGTTATGGAGGTCTGATGTGTGAGAATAAGGAGAATAAATCTCCCCAAAGAGACGAAACACCCCCACAAGTGAAAACAGGGAAGCCGTTGGACCATAGTTCACCACGCAAGCTGTTTGCTACCCTTCAGCTATGA
- the afmid gene encoding kynurenine formamidase yields MQPEADAMSDWRNMRKDELERQYSPSQWCLRMAADDVIKAHVAALRLGTEKARAVAQTILDVPYGEGEGESLDVYLPSSSSPDVPLVIYLHGGYWQFLSKEESGFMAVPLAQKGVVVVAVGYSIAPKGNMDLMVAQVRRSVVSIIQQYSHISGLYLCGHSAGAHLAAMVLSTDWTEYSVTPQIKGAFLVSGIYDLLPILSTYVNEPLKMTEEVALRNSPSRLVPQLKSSSSACEIVVAVAENDSPEFRKQSEDYFKSLESTEFNVTFEDVPNTDHFNIIEQFVDEHYHLTQLLLKMMGMN; encoded by the exons ATGCAACCCGAGGCTGACGCCATGTCTGACTGGAGAAACATGAGGAAAGAT GAGCTGGAGAGACAGTACTCCCCCAGCCAGTGGTGCTTGAGAATGGCCGCCGACGACGTGATAAAGGCTCACGTAGCCGCGCTGAGATTAG GTACAGAAAAGGCTCGTGCTGTGGCTCAGACAATTCTGGATGTCCCGTATGGAGAAGGTGAAGGAGAGAGTCTGGATGTTTATCTACCCAGCAGCTCTTCCCCAG ATGTGCCTCTAGTCATTTACCTCCATGGTGGTTACTGGCAGTTCCTGAG CAAGGAGGAGTCTGGATTCATGGCGGTCCCACTGGCCCAAAAAGGTGTTGTGGTGGTTGCCGTTGGTTACAGCATTGCCCCCAAAG GTAATATGGATCTGATGGTAGCGCAGGTGCGCAGAAGTGTAGTGTCAATCATTCAGCAGTATTCTCATATCAG TGGGCTGTACCTGTGTGGTCATTCTGCCGGAGCACACCTGGCAGCCATGGTTCTCTCCACTGATTGGACAGAATACAGTGTAACACCTCAAATCAAAG GAGCGTTCCTTGTTAGTGGCATTTATGACCTGTTGCCCATTCTGTCAACGTACGTGAATGAGCCACTGAAGATGACAGA GGAGGTGGCTCTTAGGAACAGCCCTAGTCGGTTAGTACCTCAGCTCAAATCTTCTTCTTCTGCCTGTGAGATCGTTGTTGCCGTGGCAGAAAATGACTCCCCTGAGTTTCGCAAGCAATCGGAAGACTACTTCAAA TCTTTGGAATCTACAGAATTTAATGTCACTTTTGAAGACGTACCAAACACTGATCATTTCAACATCATTGAGCAGTTTGTTGATGAACATTACCACCTCACACAG CTCCTGCTAAAGATGATGGGCATGAACTGA